The Aspergillus chevalieri M1 DNA, chromosome 5, nearly complete sequence genome includes a region encoding these proteins:
- the SCJ1 gene encoding putative DnaJ domain protein (COG:O;~EggNog:ENOG410PH66;~InterPro:IPR008971,IPR002939,IPR001623,IPR036869, IPR001305,IPR036410;~PFAM:PF00684,PF00226,PF01556;~SECRETED:SignalP(1-20);~go_function: GO:0031072 - heat shock protein binding [Evidence IEA];~go_function: GO:0051082 - unfolded protein binding [Evidence IEA];~go_process: GO:0006457 - protein folding [Evidence IEA]), with protein sequence MRLIQFVFLVVFVLLPLVLAAEDYYKVLGLDKSASERDIKRAYRTLSKKFHPDKNPGDETAQKKFVEIAEAYDVLSTSTTRKIYDQYGHEGVEEHRQGGTAGRPAHDPFDLFSRFFGGGGHFGHAPGHRRGPDMEFRVGIPLRDFYTGRDLRFSIEKQQICEACEGTGSADREVITCDKCHGRGMVIQKHMLAPGMFQQIQMPCDKCRGQGKSIKKPCHVCEGHRVVRNDVETFATVEPGMDKGTRIVFENEAEESPDWVAGDLILILEEKEAELGSTDEQRTDGTFFRRKGKDLFWKEALSLREAWMGDWSRNITHLDGHVVRLGRNRGEVVQPLSVETVKGEGMPHYSEGHLHDHSDDVDEEPGNLYIEYTVVLPDQMDIAMEKEFHSLWEKWRQKKGVDLAKDSGRPAPPEPARDEL encoded by the exons ATGCGTCTCATCCAGTTTGTTTTCTTGGTTGTTTTTGTTCTGTTGCCGTTGGTGTTGGCTGCGGAGGATTACTATAAGGTTCTGGGGTTGGATAAGTCTGCGTCGGAGAGGGATATTAAGAGGGCGTATCGGACTCTGAGCAAGAAGTTCCATCCGGATAAGAATCC AGGAGATGAAACCGCGCAGAAGAAATTCGTCGAAATTGCAGAAGCTTACGACGTCCTAtcaacatccaccacccGAAAAATCTACGACCAATATGGCCATGAAGGCGTAGAAGAGCACCGGCAAGGCGGTACGGCTGGACGACCCGCACATGACCCTTTCGACCTGTTCTCTCGATTTTTCGGCGGTGGCGGACACTTTGGGCATGCACCGGGACACAGACGGGGACCGGACATGGAGTTCCGTGTCGGGATTCCCCTGCGCGATTTCTATACGGGTCGGGACCTGCGTTTCTCCATTGAGAAGCAGCAGATCTGCGAGGCGTGCGAAGGGACGGGCTCTGCGGACCGCGAGGTAATCACCTGCGATAAGTGTCATGGACGGGGGATGGTGATCCAGAAACACATGCTTGCTCCGGGAATGTTCCAGCAGATTCAGATGCCGTGCGATAAGTGCAGGGGACAAGGGAAGTCGATCAAGAAGCCGTGCCATGTTTGTGAAGGACACCGCGTTGTGCGGAACGATGTCGAGACGTTCGCGACTGTCGAGCCGGGTATGGATAAGGGAACACGGATTGTGTTTGAGAACGAGGCGGAGGAGAGCCCGGATTGGGTTGCTGGGGATCTTATACTTATtttggaagagaaggaggctgAGCTGGGCTCGACGGACGAGCAGCGCACGGATGGGACGTTTTTCCGGAGAAAGGGCAAGGATCTCTTCTGGAAGGAGGCGCTGTCGCTGCGCGAGGCATGGATGGGTGACTGGTCGCGCAATATCACCCATCTCGACGGACATGTTGTTCGTCTGGGCCGGAATCGGGGTGAGGTCGTCCAGCCTTTGTCTGTCGAGACCGTCAAGGGCGAGGGAATGCCCCATTACTCTGAAGGCCATCTGCACGATCACAGCGACGATGTGGATGAGGAACCAGGGAACCTGTACATCGAGTACACCGTTGTCCTCCCAGACCAAATGGACATCGCGATGGAGAAAGAGTTCCATTCGCTCTGGGAGAAATGGCGACAGAAGAAGGGCGTTGATCTGGCGAAGGACAGTGGTCGGCCTGCTCCTCCAGAGCCAGCGCGGGACGAGTTATGA
- the IMP3 gene encoding snoRNA-binding rRNA-processing protein IMP3 (BUSCO:EOG09264Y0W;~COG:A;~EggNog:ENOG410PMW5;~InterPro:IPR036986,IPR022801,IPR001912,IPR002942;~PFAM:PF00163,PF01479;~go_function: GO:0003723 - RNA binding [Evidence IEA];~go_function: GO:0019843 - rRNA binding [Evidence IEA]) yields MVRQFKHHERKLLRKVDFHNYKSENDHREHTVRARYHLQDPADYRKYNVLAGSLRQLAHKLSALDPETDPVRKQIESDVLEKLWRMGVLKQSREQGAGLSRVEREVTVSAFCRRRLAVLMVRSGMVENVKAAITFIEQGHVRVGTEVVTDPAFLVTRNMEDFVTWVDSSKIKRNIMRYRDNLDDFDLM; encoded by the exons ATGGTCCGCCAATTCAAGCATCACGAGCGCAA GCTCCTCCGCAAGGTCGACTTCCACAACTACAAATCTGAAAACGACCACCGTGAACACACCGTCCGCGCACGCTACCACCTTCAAGACCCGGCCGACTATCGCAAATACAACGTCCTCGCGGGTTCCCTGCGGCAACTCGCGCACAAGCTCTCAGCACTAGACCCCGAGACGGACCCCGTCCGGAAACAGATTGAGAGCGATGTGTTGGAAAAGTTGTGGCGGATGGGGGTGTTGAAGCAGAGTCGGGAGCAGGGGGCTGGATTGTCGAGGGTTGAAAGGGAGGTTACGGTTTCTGCGTTTTGTAGGAGGCGTTTGGCGGTGTTGATGGTTAGGAGTGGGATGGTGGAGAATGTTAAGGCT GCGATTACGTTCATCGAACAGGGTCATGTGCGTGTCGGAACTGAGGTGGTCACCGACCCTGCGTTCCTGGTGACCCGGAATATGGAGGATTTCGTGACGTGGGTGGATTCCAGCAAGATCAAGCGCAACATCATGCGTTACCGCGACAATTTGGACGATTTCGATTTGATGTAA
- a CDS encoding uncharacterized protein (COG:S;~EggNog:ENOG410PXYE) has translation MDLGSPNRHTPKRTRTVTSSPPSSHSHASSHHYRPTSRSTAHSNPTSRRSSRHSSHRRVPTSVSLTPSVHSASRRPPGQKRESLLALHRESCRLFQVPDQEVMTPPPISTKMSVQHISSAASSDIGSPPLSPGLYAQSSVSDRSLDHGRPSTIYPIPAEPPCKQPSHTINTVIDWTSPSTRRREYAKIDRASRGVRGLWRKVAPRWCQFGNDRMPFFEPDKNGKANYEGSVRRFRMDLPDEPELARSRRGGFKLRGRRHTAV, from the coding sequence ATGGATCTCGGCTCGCCTAATCGTCACACCCCAAAACGAACACGCACAGTGACTTCCTCGCCCCCGTCCTCCCATAGCCATGCCTCGTCCCACCACTATCGACCAACTTCCCGCAGTACAGCACACTCAAACCCCACCAGCCGTCGCAGCTCGCGGCATTCCTCGCACCGGAGGGTGCCTACCTCAGTATCCCTGACCCCGTCTGTACACAGCGCGAGTCGCCGTCCGCCGGGTCAGAAGCGAGAGAGCCTACTCGCACTACATCGAGAATCATGTCGGTTATTCCAAGTCCCAGACCAGGAGGTCATGACTCCCCCGCCGATTTCGACGAAAATGTCCGTCCAGCATATTTCTTCGGCTGCGTCGTCGGATATCGGTTCGCCACCGCTGTCGCCAGGGTTGTATGCGCAATCTTCTGTGTCTGATCGATCACTAGACCATGGTCGACCCAGTACGATATACCCGATTCCTGCAGAACCGCCATGCAAACAACCATCGCATACAATCAATACGGTCATCGACTGGACCTCTCCCTCCACCCGACGACGGGAGTATGCAAAGATTGACCGCGCCAGTCGTGGTGTCCGAGGGCTATGGCGCAAAGTAGCGCCGCGATGGTGCCAGTTTGGGAATGACAGGATGCCGTTCTTCGAGCCTGATAAGAACGGCAAGGCCAACTATGAGGGAAGCGTGAGGCGGTTTCGAATGGATCTCCCTGATGAGCCGGAGCTGGCTAGATCTCGTCGGGGAGGGTTCAAACTTCGGGGGAGGAGACACACGGCTGTCTAA
- a CDS encoding allantoate permease family MFS transporter (COG:G;~EggNog:ENOG410PI9I;~InterPro:IPR011701,IPR036259;~PFAM:PF07690;~TransMembrane:10 (i57-75o129-147i154-174o194-213i225-245o329-350i357-377o389-407i419-439o451-471i);~go_function: GO:0022857 - transmembrane transporter activity [Evidence IEA];~go_process: GO:0055085 - transmembrane transport [Evidence IEA]) — protein MMTDGKPPATVDIEKAVSTEKQPARTHDADEALNAFEELQGEAIELDAGTNKRLLKIIDWHLMPIMCFVYGMNYLDKTTLSYASVMGIKDDLNLVGDQYQWLGSLFYFGYLAWEYPTNVLLQRLPLGKYSASCILIWGAILCCFAAVENYPGAIAIRFFLGVFEAAVTPGFALLTSQWYTKDEQASRVNIWFSFNGWGQILGGFVAYGIAVGTQRHGSTIESWKIVFLCTGLLTVTLGLIFLWIVPDSQLNARWLKKEDRVLAVARVRVNQQGIGNKHFKFYQVKEALMDPMTWAFFFVALIADIPNGGITNFFNQLITSFGYSEEQSLLYGVPGGAVEVIALIASGYTSHITQQRILCSTGGLICAIVGMVLIVALPLENDVGRLIGYYMTQASPTPFVALLSLVSSNMAGYTKKTTVAALYLIGYCAGNIIGPQVFRPKDAPRYVPAEITIIVCWGVCLLILAFIWWWYKKENNKKAGIRAREDYVRLENQEWLDLTDWENSEFVYSL, from the exons ATGATGACAGATGGGAAACCACCAGCTACCGTGGACATCGAGAAAGCTGTCTCTACGGAAAAACAACCAGCACGCACGCACGATGCGGACGAGGCGTTGAACGCCTTTGAGGAGCTGCAGGGGGAGGCTATTGAGCTTGATGCGGGAACAAACAAACGGTTATTGAAGATAATCGACTGGCATTTGATGCCAATTATGTGTTTTGTATATGGGATGAATTATCTTGATA AAACCACACTATCCTACGCAAGTGTTATGGGCATCAAAGATGACCTGAATCTGGTTGGCGATCAATACCAATGGCTGGGGAGTTTGTTCTATTTCG GCTACCTCGCATGGGAATACCCAACAAACGTCCTCCTCCAGCGTCTACCCCTGGGTAAATACTCAGCGTCCTGCATCCTAATCTGGGGCGCGATTCTCTGCTGCTTTGCTGCCGTAGAGAACTACCCCGGCGCCATCGCAATCCGTTTCTT CCTCGGTGTCTTCGAAGCAGCCGTAACCCCCGGTTTTGCCCTCCTCACCTCGCAATGGTACACCAAAGATGAACAAGCCAGCCGTGTCAATATCTGGTTCAGCTTCAATGGTTGGGGTCAGATTCTGGGTGGCTTTGTGGCCTATGGTATTGCTGTCGGCACACAGCGTCACGGCTCAACTATCGAGTCTTGGAAAATCGTCTTCCTGTGCACGGGCTTGTTGACTGTCACGCTGGGACTTATCTTTCTCTGGATCGTACCGGATAGCCAGTTGAATGCGCGGTGGttgaagaaagaagatcGGGTGCTGGCCGTTGCGAGAGTCAGGGTTAATCAGCAGGGCATTGGAAACAAGCACTTCAAGTTCTATCAGGTAAAAGAAGCGTTGATGGACCCGATGACATGGGCGTTCTTCTTTGTTGCGCTTATTGCTGATATCCCGAATGGGGGTATCACCAACTTCTTCAACCAATTG ATCACAAGCTTCGGCTACAGCGAAGAACAATCCCTCCTCTACGGTGTTCCCGGCGGCGCCGTCGAAGTCATCGCCCTCATCGCCAGCGGCTATACAAGCCACATCACCCAACAACGCATCCTGTGCAGCACAGGTGGCCTGATCTGCGCAATCGTGGGTATGGTGCTTATCGTGGCGCTGCCACTGGAAAACGACGTGGGACGATTGATCGGGTATTACATGACGCAGGCGAGTCCAACGCCATTTGTGGCGCTGTTGTCGTTGGTGTCGAGTAATATGGCCGGGTATACGAAGAAGACGACCGTGGCGGCGCTTTACTTGATTGGGTACTGTGCAGGGAATATCATTG GACCGCAAGTCTTCCGGCCAAAGGACGCACCGCGCTATGTTCCAGCTGAGATTACGATTATCGTTTGCTGGGGAGTATGCCTGCTGATTCTGGCTTTCatctggtggtggtataaGAAGGAGAACAATAAAAAGGCGGGGATTAGGGCGAGGGAGGATTATGTGCGGTTGGAGAATCAGGA GTGGTTGGACTTGACGGATTGGGAGAACAGTGAGTTTGTATATTCGTTGTAG
- the pyrG gene encoding orotidine-5'-phosphate decarboxylase pyrG (BUSCO:EOG09263Q7N;~COG:F;~EggNog:ENOG410PFIV;~InterPro:IPR011060,IPR014732,IPR018089,IPR013785, IPR001754;~PFAM:PF00215;~go_function: GO:0003824 - catalytic activity [Evidence IEA];~go_function: GO:0004590 - orotidine-5'-phosphate decarboxylase activity [Evidence IEA];~go_process: GO:0006207 - 'de novo' pyrimidine nucleobase biosynthetic process [Evidence IEA];~go_process: GO:0044205 - 'de novo' UMP biosynthetic process [Evidence IEA]): protein MSSKSQLTYSARASNHPNALAKRLFQIAETKKTNVTVSADVTTTKELLDLADRLGPHIAVIKTHIDILSDFSEETITGLKTLAEKHNFLIFEDRKFIDIGNTVQKQYHGGTLRISEWAHIINCSILPGEGIVDALSQTASAADFPYGPERGLLILAEMTSKGSLATGEYTKASVDHARKFKGFVLGFVSTRSLGEVPTEGSVASDEEDFVVFTTGVNLASKGDKLGQQYQTPESAIGRGADFIIAGRGIYAAPDPVEAAKQYQKAGWEAYTARVAGT, encoded by the exons ATGTCGTCCAAGTCGCAATTGACCTACAGCGCTCGCGCCAGCAACCACCCCAATGCGCTCGCAAAACGCTTATTCCAAATCGCAGAAACCAAGAAAACCAATGTGACTGTCTCCGCGGATGTGACAACCACCAAGGAGCTTCTGGATTTGGCTGATC GCCTGGGCCCTCACATCGCCGTGATTAAAACGCACATCGACATCCTCTCCGACTTCAGCGAGGAAACGATCACCGGGCTTAAAACCCTTGCAGAAAAGCACAACTTCCTCATCTTCGAGGACCGCAAGTTCATCGACATCGGCAACACCGTTCAGAAGCAGTACCACGGCGGCACCCTCCGCATCTCCGAATGGGCGCATATAATTAACTGCAGCATTCTCCCCGGTGAGGGTATCGTAGACGCGCTCTCCCAGACCGCCTCCGCCGCGGACTTCCCCTACGGCCCCGAGCGTGGCTTGCTGATTCTGGCTGAGATGACCTCGAAGGGATCGTTGGCTACGGGTGAATATACCAAGGCGTCTGTGGACCACGCGCGAAAATTCAAGGGCTTTGTGCTGGGATTTGTGTCGACGCGGTCGCTCGGGGAGGTGCCGACGGAGGGTAGTGTTGCttcggacgaggaggattttgTTGTTTTTACGACGGGTGTGAATCTTGCGTCCAAGGGGGATAAGCTTGGGCAGCAGTATCAGACGCCTGAGTCGGCGATTGGAAGGGGTGCTGATTTTATCATTGCTGGTCGGGGGATTTATGCAGCACCGGACCCGGTGGAAGCCGCGAAGCAGTATCAGAAGGCCGGATGGGAGGCATACACGGCTCGTGTCGCAGGAACATAA
- a CDS encoding MAPEG family protein (COG:O;~EggNog:ENOG410PS21;~InterPro:IPR001129,IPR023352;~PFAM:PF01124;~TransMembrane:3 (i12-31o90-112i124-145o)), producing MVAISVPDSYGSVIAVALGAIPVLGFVHGLIVTSSRKEANVPYPHSYATIEQCKTNPKAEQFNCAQRAHGNFLENAPQTMLFTLVAGLKYPGLATSIGAAWLVCRSLFLYGYVYSGKPQGKGRLMGSFFWLAQGALWGLSVFGVGKDLISY from the exons ATGGTTGCCATCAGTGTTCCGGATAGCTACGG TTCCGTCATCGCCGTTGCCCTAGGCGCAATCCCCGTCCTAGGCTTCGTCCACGGCCTCATCGTGACCAGCAGCCGCAAAGAAGCCAATGTGCCTTATCCCCACAGCTACGCGACCATCGAGCAATGCAAGACCAAC CCCAAAGCCGAACAATTCAACTGCGCCCAGCGCGCCCACGGCAACTTCCTCGAGAACGCCCCGCAGACCATGCTCTTCACGCTCGTTGCGGGTCTCAAGTACCCCGGACTAGCTACTAGCATTGGTGCCGCGTGGCTTGTGTGTCGATCTCTGTTTTTGTACGGTTATGTCTACTCGGGCAAGCCGCAGGGTAAAGGACGGTTGATGGGTAGTTTCTTTTGGTTGGCACAGGGTGCTTTGTGGGGATTGAGTGTGTTTGGGGTTGGGAAGGATTTGATTTCTTACTAG
- a CDS encoding putative diacylglycerol O-acyltransferase (DgaT) (COG:I;~EggNog:ENOG410PHMB;~InterPro:IPR014371,IPR027251,IPR004299;~PFAM:PF03062;~TransMembrane:8 (o83-102i123-144o183-205i296-314o345-364i407-428o440-459i471-496o);~go_function: GO:0004144 - diacylglycerol O-acyltransferase activity [Evidence IEA];~go_function: GO:0008374 - O-acyltransferase activity [Evidence IEA];~go_process: GO:0019432 - triglyceride biosynthetic process [Evidence IEA]): MDNPRRHTTTSATTTATSNGDFSLQSRSPNAPRHDVPSPAGKADPGITKKTTRRSKYRHVEVYHSKLRHSSLSRDSGTTTSFLGFRNLMVIVLVAMNFRLIIENFMKYGVLICIKCHDYRKQDVVLGSILFSLVPCHLFIAYVIELAVAKQAKKTVGQRKKDASAEENERGQQVFQRTWRFAAFFHTLNATLCLAVTSFVVYFYIHHPGIGTACEVHAIIVWLKNCSYAFTNRDLRQAMLNPSAESALPDIYSSCPYPRNITLGNLTYFWLAPTLVYQPVYPRSSHIRWSFVAKRLGEFFCLAVFMWLLSAQYATPVLRNSIDKIAVMDIASILERVMKLSTISLVIWLAGFFAIFQSLLNALAEVMRFGDREFYTDWWNSSSLGTYWRSWNRPVYLFMKRHVYSPLVGRGWSALAASTMVFFISAVLHEMLVGIPTHNVIGVAFFGMMFQLPLIAITTPLEKMHDPLGKVIGNCIFWVSFCVVGQPLGALLYFFAWQAKYGSVSRG; this comes from the exons ATGGATAATCCTAGGAGACATACAACAACTAGTGCTACGACTACTGCGACTAGCAATGGCGATTTCTCGCTACAGTCTAGGTCTCCGAACGCTCCCCGACATGATGTTCCGTCACCTGCCGGCAAAGCAGACCCAGGAATAACGAAGAAGACAACAAGAAGGAGCAAGTATCGACATGTGGAGGTCTACCATTCGAAGCTACGGCACTCGAGCCTTAGTAGAGACTCAGGTACTACAACTAGCTTCCTTGGTTTCCGCAACCTGATGGTGATTGTTTTGG TTGCTATGAACTTCCGCCTGATTATAGAGAATTTCATGAAG TATGGTGTTCTCATCTGCATCAAATGCCATGATTACCGAAAGCAAGACGTGGTCCTTGGCTCCATCCTATTCTCCCTCGTCCCGTGTCACCTATTTATCGCCTATGTGATTGAATTGGCTGTCGCGAAACAGGCCAAGAAGACAGTAggccagagaaagaaagatgCATCCGCGGAGGAGAACGAACGTGGGCAGCAGGTTTTCCAGAGGACCTGGCGATTTGCCGCGTTCTTCCATACGCTCAATGCAACACTCTGTCTTGCCGTGACGAGCTTTGTGGTATACTTCTATATTCATCATCCGGGGATTGGGACGGCCTGCGAGGTTCACGCCATTATCGTGTGGTTGAAGAACTGCTCGTATGCCTTTACCAATCGAGACCTTCGACAGGCGATGCTCAATCCGTCTGCGGAGTCTGCCCTGCCCGACATCTATTCTTCATGCCCGTATCCTAGAAACATTACGCTTGGAAACCTCACATACTTTTGGTTAGCTCCAACACTGGTTTACCAGCCAGTGTATCCCCGGTCGTCGCACATCCGGTGGTCTTTTGTGGCGAAACGCCTGGGAGAGTTCTTCTGTTTAGCCGTGTTCATGTGGCTTCTTTCAGCTCAGTATGCCACGCCGGTGTTACGGAACTCGATTGATAAGATCGCCGTCATGGACATTGCATCCATTCTGGAGAGAGTCATGAAGCTGTCCACCATTTCTCTGGTCATCTGGCTGGCGGGTTTCTTCGCTATCTTCCAATCCTTGCTGAATGCGCTAGCCGAAGTAATGCGGTTTGGTGACCGCGAGTTCTACACAGACTGGTGGAATAGCTCTAGTCTGGGGACCTACTGGCGGTCTTGGAACCGTCCAGTGTATCTCTTCATGAAGAGACATGTATACTCACCATTAGTAGGACGAGGGTGGAGTGCCCTCGCGGCGAGTACAATGGTGTTTTTCATTTCTGCTGTGCTCCATGAGATGCTTGTTGGGATTCCCACTCATAACGTTATTG GAGTCGCATTCTTCGGAATGATGTTCCAGCTCCCCTTGATCGCCATTACCACGCCATTGGAGAAAATGCATGATCCTCTAGGCAAGGTAATTGGCAACTGTATCTTTTGGGTTAGCTTCTGCGTTGTTGGTCAGCCACTGGGGGCGCTACTCTACTTCTTCGCATGGCAGGCGAAATATGGTAGTGTAAGCAGGGGCTAG
- the PFS2 gene encoding WD40 repeat domain-containing protein (BUSCO:EOG09261LPY;~COG:A;~EggNog:ENOG410PG1Z;~InterPro:IPR036322,IPR015943,IPR001680,IPR020472, IPR017986;~PFAM:PF00400;~go_function: GO:0005515 - protein binding [Evidence IEA]), with product MAFYDDHGGEPQHFGRQGKFDGGVAGPRRPRLVTDYGSSLVQWMRTRKPRYKGGHGMEVERPSASYVVDMLPPMARVHSPADTIPVRHLHQSIGKSKKPITVVRWTPEGRRLLTGGHTGEFMLWNGTAFNFETVMDAHYDQIQAGVTSLSWSHSHDWLISGGQRGDIKYWRPNFNNVETIDDAHHDAVRDLSWSPSDSKFVSASDDTTLKIWDFTAMACDTTLTGHNWDVKSCDWHPTKGLLVSGSKDHQVKFWDPRTTRCLTTLHSHKNTVTATRFSRVNNNLLATSSRDQTARIFDLRMMRDICILRGHEKPISSLTWHPVHSSLVSTGSEDGSLYHYLLDEPNLPSGQVPTISPYDSPDPANTPAQVIHPAHRIQYAHGATIWSLDWHPLGHILASGSKDNFTRFWSRARPGETSYMKDRFHIGEEAAEAQGTWNRGFGKRQMREEEEQEMQDEADSLVDQKQPPGPVLPGIQSSGAAQPDKAAQGILPGIGAPQPPPQPNAASMPQMDPGRLAALMSNQPPPQQNPGLPGFSMPPTMPGMNVDLAELQKQLVSQGVSLPPNLPTQGFPAMPGLNAKGLPGLGGSTNGGFGR from the exons ATGGCTTTCTACGACGACCACGGGGGCGAACCCCAGCACTTTGGGAGACAAGGAAAATTTGATGGTGGGGTCGCGGGGCCACGAAGACCAA GACTTGTGACCGACTACGGTTCGTCGCTGGTACAATGGATGCGCACCCGAAAGCCCCGGTACAAGGGAGGGCATGGAATGGAGGTCGAGAGACCAAGTGCAAGCTATGTTGTTGAT ATGCTCCCTCCCATGGCACGAGTCCATTCGCCTGCAGATACTATCCCCGTACGACATTTACATCAATCGATCGGAAAGTCGAAGAAACCTATTACAGTTGTGAGGTGGACGCCGGAGGGCAGACGATTATTGACGGGTGGACATACTGGTGAATTCATGCTTTGGAACGGTACCGCATTCAACTTCGAAACGGTCATGGAC GCGCATTACGATCAAATTCAAGCAGGAGTCACGTCGCTATCATGGTCTCACAGTCACGACTGGTTGATTTCTGGTGGGCAGAGGGGCGATATCAAATACTGGCGGCCGAATTTCAACAATGTTGAGACAATCGACGATGCGCATCATGACGCGGTTCGAGATCTGTCGTGGTCCCCTAGCGATTCTAAGTTTGTGTCGGCCTCTGATGATACGACGTTGAAGATTTGGGACTTTACGGCTATGGCCTGCGACACTACATTAACGGGTCACAACTGGGATGTTAAGTCGTGTGATTGGCATCCAACAAAGGGATTGTTGGTTTCAGGATCCAAGGATCACCAAGTCAAGTTCTGGGATCCCCGGACCACGCGGTGCCTGACTACGCTTCACAGCCATAAGAATACCGTGACGGCTACCCGATTCTCGCGCGTGAACAACAACCTTCTCGCTACCTCGTCGCGAGACCAGACTGCCAGGATTTTCGACCTCCGCATGATGCGGGACATCTGCATCCTTCGTGGCCACGAGAAACCTATTTCGTCCTTGACATGGCATCCCGTTCATAGCTCACTCGTCTCGACAGGAAGCGAGGACGGCTCATTATATCACTATCTACTAGACGAACCCAACTTGCCCTCGGGACAGGTTCCTACGATTTCCCCGTACGACAGTCCTGATCCGGCCAATACGCCAGCACAGGTTATTCACCCGGCTCATCGCATTCAATACGCACATGGTGCGACGATCTGGTCACTTGATTGGCATCCATTGGGTCACATTCTTGCTTCTGGTTCCAAAGATAACTTCACACGATTTTGGTCTCGAGCACGGCCAGGAGAAACAAGTTACATGAAGGATAGATTCCACATTGGAGAAGAGGCCGCTGAAGCTCAAGGAACTTGGAACCGTGGCTTCGGAAAGCGGCAGATgcgtgaagaggaagaacaagAGATGCAGGATGAGGCAGATAGCCTTGTGGACCAAAAACAACCACCAGGTCCAGTTCTTCCAGGAATACAATCGAGCGGTGCTGCTCAACCCGATAAAGCTGCCCAAGGAATACTACCCGGCATCGGCGCACCCCAGCCTCCGCCACAGCCCAACGCGGCATCTATGCCCCAAATGGACCCAGGCCGTCTGGCTGCACTCATGTCGAACCAACCCCCACCCCAACAGAACCCAGGGCTGCCTGGATTTTCCATGCCTCCTACTATGCCAGGCATGAACGTCGATCTGGCGGAGCTGCAGAAACAGCTCGTGTCCCAAGGTGTCTCCTTGCCTCCAAACCTTCCCACGCAAGGCTTTCCTGCGATGCCCGGATTAAACGCGAAAGGTCTTCCTGGCTTAGGTGGTAGTACTAATGGTGGATTTGGAAGATAA
- a CDS encoding uncharacterized protein (COG:S;~EggNog:ENOG410PQYI;~InterPro:IPR019334;~PFAM:PF10190;~TransMembrane:3 (o42-62i74-100o112-130i)) — MANNRVPINYEIPSFPSLYDPFPTHNTYAYYLYYTQDIWRFTLYWTLIFYAATHLSVAAWAVAMQCRSWKTGLIIPVIYAVIGGLQALMAGSIVGLVLGAVYESGNFRMSTWLPMIWGGVNVMVLILSSFPMQGGL; from the exons ATGGCCAACAACCGCGTCCCGATCAACTACGAAATCCCCTCGTTCCCGTCACTCTATGACCCGTTCCCGACTCACAATACCTATGCCTACTACCTCTACTACACCCAAGATATATGGCGGTTCACGCTTTATTGGACGCTCATATTCTATGCGGCTACTCATCTCTCCGTTGCAGCTTGGGCGGTGGCCATGCAATGCCGCAGTTGGAAAACGGGTTTGATAATTCCAGTGATATACGCGGTGATTGGGGGGTTGCAGGCACTTATGGCGGGGAGTATTGTTGGTTTAGT TCTCGGTGCAGTTTATGAATCTGGGAACTTCCGGATGTCGACATGGCTTCCTATGATATGGGGTGGTGTCAATGTGATGGTTCTGATACTGTCTAGTTTTCCGATGCAGGGTGGACTGTGA